The Henckelia pumila isolate YLH828 chromosome 2, ASM3356847v2, whole genome shotgun sequence genome includes a window with the following:
- the LOC140881720 gene encoding probable protein phosphatase 2C 34, producing MGHLSSMFNGLARSLTIKRTQNSNNKRQKSDGKEAVEATAKKQDQLILRTSGIVNIEGSNNVASVYSKRGEKGVNQDCYIVWEEFGCQKDTTFCGIFDGHGPWGHFVAKRVRDSMPPTLSCNLQEMLAEDSLNHDLDSELEKKLHLFDVWKHSYLKTCASVDQELKRNRKIDAVYSGTTALTIVRQGDVLYIANVGDSRAVLATSSDDGDLLPVQLTVDFKPNLPQETERIIQCKGRVYCLHDEPGVHRVWLPHAESPGLAMSRAFGDYCVKDFGLISVPEVTQRRITSNDQFVVMATDGVWDVISNQEAVRIVSTTPDWAKSSKRLVECAALAWKKKRKGIAMDDISAVVLFFHSSPLCDQFYSAPTPK from the exons ATGGGGCATTTGTCATCTATGTTTAATGGACTTGCAAGGTCGCTTACGATCAAAAGAACGCAAAATTCGAACAACAAACGGCAGAAAAGTGATGGAAAAGAGGCTGTTGAGGCTACGGCCAAGAAACAAGATCAGTTGATCTTGAGGACATCAGGCATTGTTAACATTGAGGGATCCAACAATGTGGCTTCTGTTTACTCTAAGAGAGGAGAGAAAGGCGTCAACCAAGACTGCTACATTGTTTGGGAG GAGTTTGGATGTCAAAAAGATACGACATTTTGTGGGATATTTGATGGTCACGGTCCTTGGGGACACTTTGTGGCGAAAAGGGTCAGAGACTCAATGCCGCCAACTCTCTCCTGTAATTTGCAAGAAATGCTTGCCGAAGATTCACTCAACCATGATTTGGACTCGGAATTGGAGAAGAAGCTTCATCTATTCGATGTATGGAAGCACTCTTATTTGAAGACCTGTGCCTCGGTAGATCAAGAGCTGAAACGCAACCGTAAAATTGATGCAGTATATAGTGGAACCACGGCCTTAACAATTGTTAGGCAG GGCGATGTTTTGTACATAGCAAACGTAGGCGATTCACGTGCTGTGTTGGCCACAAGTTCCGACGATGGCGACTTGTTACCAGTACAGCTTACGGTCGACTTCAAGCCAAATTTACCTC AGGAGACTGAGCGCATAATTCAGTGTAAAGGCCGCGTTTATTGTCTGCATGACGAGCCTGGGGTTCATAGAGTGTGGTTGCCACACGCAGAATCTCCTGGACTCGCGATGTCTAGAGCATTTGGCGACTATTGCGTAAAAGATTTCGGACTCATTTCTGTGCCTGAAGTGACCCAGAGACGCATAACGAGTAATGACCAGTTTGTCGTGATGGCGACCGATGGG GTTTGGGATGTTATATCGAACCAAGAAGCAGTAAGAATCGTGTCGACAACTCCCGACTGGGCTAAATCGTCTAAGCGTCTTGTGGAGTGCGCCGCTCTTGcttggaagaagaagaggaaaGGAATAGCTATGGACGATATATCAGCAGTTGTACTCTTTTTTCATTCTTCTCCTTTATGTGACCAATTTTATTCAGCGCCTACACCAAAGTAG
- the LOC140884207 gene encoding uncharacterized protein — MAATHSLKLTNTSSILLLPNSSHISLFWGSSIVCLRSHQNSIPTPSRRLFLASVSGLWDAVTGGNSAREAVIAIRRGMSLFRQGDVSGSLLEFDKAIELDPRQKAYLWQRGLSLYYLNRYEEGAEQFRIDVAQNPNDTEESIWCFLCEAQLYGIDEARRRFLEVGIDSRSVMREAYGMFKDGGDPEKLVAAFSNARENEYFYASLYAGLYYESRNEADAAKLHLIAACQSPYGSRSDDYMASLAKVHCDCRNWRFD; from the exons ATGGCGGCAACCCACAGCTTAAAATTGACAAATACAAGCTCGATTCTTTTGCTCCCGAACTCTTCTCACATTTCCCTATTCTGGGGCTCCTCGATTGTATGTCTTCGGAGCCACCAAAATTCAATTCCAACGCCGTCAAGAAGGCTTTTTTTGGCTTCAGTTTCAGGGCTCTGGGATGCCGTCACCGGCGGAAATTCTGCTCGAGAAGCCGTCATTGCAATTCGACGCGGAATGTCTCTATTCAGACAG GGTGATGTTTCGGGTTCCCTACTTGAGTTTGACAAGGCTATTGAGCTTGATCCGCGCCAGAAGGCTT ATCTTTGGCAGAGGGGGTTATCGCTTTACTACCTTAACAG ATATGAAGAAGGTGCGGAGCAATTTAGAATAGATGTTGCACAAAATCCTAATGATACTGAAGAATCAATATGGTGCTTTCTCTGCGAAGCTCAATTGTATGGAATTGATGAAGCAAGAAGAAGATTTTTGGAG GTTGGTATAGATTCTCGGTCTGTCATGAGGGAAGCGTATGGCATGTTCAAAGATGGTGGTGACCCAGAAAAG CTTGTTGCAGCATTTTCAAATGCTCGGGAGAATGAATATTTCTATGCTTCTCTGTATGCTGGACTGTATTACGAGTCTCGG AATGAGGCTGACGCAGCTAAGCTTCACTTAATAGCAGCATGTCAGTCTCCTTACGGTTCAAG GTCTGATGACTACATGGCATCGCTGGCCAAGGTTCATTGTGATTGCCGAAACTGgagatttgattga
- the LOC140884290 gene encoding probable pectinesterase/pectinesterase inhibitor 58, with amino-acid sequence MFGSNMDNNQKKKIAIVSVCSLVLVAMVVALTIGSLDTENSAANVDVSSSQKAIQNICQSTDYQQTCVDSFKASGNETSDPKELIEIAFNSAIKYIDEAVKNSSVIEQLQTDPRAKSALQTCRELADHAISDLKRSFDKFNGFDASNFDGMLNDLKIWLSGAITHQETCLDGFEEVPGDAGDRMRQALTTAMQLTSNSLAMVAEVSTVIESMGVEGFNSRRLLFDELPVLGHGDDDLPDWLDVERRELLTATPVQIRPDFVVAKDGSGDYRTINDALKAAPERSNRTIVMYIKAGIYEEKVQINSSIVNLMIIGDGPTQTKITGRLNFIDGTNTYQTATVAVQGDNFIARDIGFENSAGAEKHQAVALRVSADKAIFYNCQMDGYQDTLYAHTYRQFYRDCVISGTIDFIFGDSAAVFQGCTLLIRKPMDNQQNIVTAQGRKDLRQPTGLVLQNCTFKADPTYYPLRNKLKSYLGRPWKEFSRTIILESFLDDCIQPQGWLPWNATFALETLFYTEFNNRGPAAPKSERMKWSGVKELPPDRIERFTASKFLDGSTWIPPTGVPYAAGFIFPVPKEDPNIKYSAVVPEENKDLGKPIDKSAFIAKLKPEAAAEKKPTDSADKNNNNSKSGLDTTSASSSSSNYTALPSLSGSIFQPDTAVPSQPDTASVPVTIPESGIAAPPTSFSYGNADAPALSPASQPKGKKFSLLTLFFRE; translated from the exons ATGTTTGGCTCCAATATGGAtaataatcaaaagaaaaaaattgctATAGTTAGTGTATGTTCTTTGGTCCTTGTTGCCATGGTAGTTGCTCTTACCATTGGCTCTTTGGATACCGAGAATTCCGCCGCCAACGTCGACGTCTCCTCCTCCCAGAAAGCCATCCAAAACATCTGTCAATCCACAGATTACCAGCAAACCTGCGTCGATAGCTTCAAAGCCTCCGGAAACGAGACCAGTGACCCCAAAGAGCTCATCGAGATTGCTTTCAATTCCGCCATCAAGTATATCGACGAGGCTGTCAAGAACTCTTCTGTCATCGAACAACTTCAGACAGATCCTCGGGCGAAATCCGCTCTCCAGACCTGCCGCGAGCTTGCGGACCATGCTATCAGTGATCTGAAGAGGTCTTTCGATAAATTCAACGGTTTCGATGCTAGCAATTTCGATGGCATGCTCAACGACCTCAAGATTTGGCTCAGCGGCGCGATTACCCACCAAGAAACGTGCCTGGACGGGTTCGAAGAGGTTCCTGGTGATGCAGGGGACAGGATGAGGCAGGCCTTGACAACAGCCATGCAGCTCACAAGCAACAGTCTTGCCATGGTGGCCGAGGTCTCCACGGTGATCGAATCCATGGGTGTCGAAGGTTTCAACAGTCGTCGTCTTTTGTTCGATGAGCTACCTGTGTTGGGACATGGCGATGATGATCTCCCGGATTGGCTTGATGTGGAGAGGCGTGAGCTTCTTACTGCCACGCCGGTTCAGATCAGGCCGGATTTCGTCGTTGCCAAGGACGGGAGTGGCGATTACCGCACCATCAACGATGCCTTGAAAGCCGCCCCGGAGCGTAGCAACAGGACCATTGTGATGTACATCAAAGCGGGTATCTATGAAGAGAAGGTTCAGATCAATAGTAGCATTGTGAATTTGATGATTATTGGTGATGGCCCTACGCAGACCAAGATTACTGGAAGATTGAACTTCATTGATGGGACCAATACATATCAAACGGCCACAGTAG CTGTCCAAGGAGACAATTTCATCGCCAGGGATATCGGGTTTGAAAATTCAGCTGGTGCAGAAAAGCACCAGGCAGTAGCATTACGAGTGAGTGCAGACAAGGCCATCTTCTACAACTGTCAAATGGATGGCTATCAAGACACCCTCTATGCCCACACGTATCGCCAGTTTTATCGAGACTGCGTGATCTCGGGCACCATCGATTTCATATTCGGAGACAGTGCAGCCGTTTTCCAGGGCTGCACATTGCTCATCCGTAAGCCAATGGACAATCAGCAGAACATCGTGACAGCACAGGGCCGGAAAGATTTGAGGCAGCCGACGGGTCTAGTCCTCCAGAACTGTACTTTTAAAGCCGATCCCACGTATTATCCTTTGAGGAACAAGCTCAAGTCATACCTGGGAAGGCCTTGGAAAGAGTTCTCAAGAACCATCATCCTGGAATCATTCCTGGATGATTGTATCCAGCCACAGGGATGGCTCCCCTGGAACGCGACGTTCGCCCTggaaacattgttttacacagaATTCAACAATCGGGGACCTGCTGCACCCAAGAGCGAAAGAATGAAGTGGAGTGGAGTTAAAGAATTGCCACCTGACAGGATAGAAAGATTCACGGCTTCAAAGTTTTTGGATGGAAGTACATGGATACCTCCCACTGGGGTGCCTTATGCTGCGGGATTCATCTTCCCAGTCCCTAAAGAAGATCCCAACATCAAGTACTCGGCAGTTGTTCCCGAGGAAAACAAAGATTTAGGAAAGCCTATTGATAAATCGGCCTTCATTGCTAAGCTTAAACCTGAAGCAGCTGCCGAAAAGAAACCCACGGATTCTGCCGacaagaataataataattctaaaTCTGGTCTTGACACTACTTCGGCTTCCTCCTCGTCCTCAAATTACACAGCTCTTCCTAGCTTGTCAGGCTCGATCTTCCAACCCGACACAGCTGTTCCGAGTCAACCAGACACAGCCTCGGTTCCAGTGACGATTCCTGAGTCAGGTATAGCGGCCCCTCCAACGTCGTTTTCATACGGTAATGCGGATGCTCCGGCTCTCAGCCCTGCCTCACAGCCCAAGGGAAAAAAATTCTCTCTTCTCACGCTCTTCTTTAGAGAGTAA
- the LOC140882745 gene encoding nuclear transcription factor Y subunit B-4-like has translation MTDEHEKLLPIANVGRIMKQILPRNAKISKEGKETMQECASEFISFVTSEASEKCNRENRKTVNGDDICWALSSLGFDHYSEGMLRYLGRFREYENQRAISIQNNNCTTEDKEELEETGYGGATNFADPFFDFGILEKGTASTSKPSCSNKFQI, from the coding sequence ATGACAGACGAGCACGAAAAATTGTTGCCAATCGCCAACGTGGGACGGATAATGAAGCAGATCTTACCCCGGAACGCGAAAATCTCGAAAGAAGGCAAGGAGACAATGCAGGAATGTGCATCAGAGTTCATAAGTTTCGTGACCAGCGAAGCGTCGGAGAAATGCAACAGAGAGAACCGTAAAACGGTGAACGGGGACGACATCTGTTGGGCTTTGAGTTCGCTAGGGTTTGATCACTACTCGGAGGGGATGTTAAGGTACTTGGGTAGGTTCAGGGAGTATGAAAATCAGAGGGCTATAAGTATTCAAAACAACAACTGTACTACTGAAGACAAAGAAGAATTAGAAGAAACCGGCTATGGCGGCGCTACTAATTTTGCTGATCCATTCTTTGATTTTGGGATTCTGGAAAAGGGTACAGCTTCAACGTCCAAGCCTTCATGTTcaaacaaatttcaaatttaa
- the LOC140880690 gene encoding psbP domain-containing protein 7, chloroplastic isoform X3, translating into MKIILSIQRNLWQTCKFDSHRRIHMAQSPHGGESGFQQAAERFRPLQSVFRRRLIAGVSAASLLSVGANFGGITSFLLSFSPEEARHLKLDALYPVRGYSRYIDTILGFEFIYPESWLGDQTVAYRAAEKAERFMDAPPLGGVGRRPRSVNEPVVAFGPPGSSGELNVSVIVAPVPLDFSCVLDRSIWRGGGGGRSDSGDDYRAEQRK; encoded by the exons atgaaaataatattatCCATTCAACGGAACCTCTGGCAAACATGCAAATTCGATTCTCATCGCCGGATTCACATGGCTCAATCTCCCCACGGCGGGGAAAGCGGTTTTCAGCAGGCGGCCGAGCGATTCAGGCCACTACAATCGGTGTTCCGACGGCGGCTAATCGCTGGAGTCTCCGCCGCTTCTCTGCTGAGTGTTGGCGCCAATTTCGGCGGCATTACCAGCTTTCTTCTGAGCTTCTCTCCGGAGGAAGCTCGGCATCTAAAGCTCGACGCGCTCTATCCTGTTCGAGGATACAGCCGATATATAGATACAATTTTGGGATTTG AGTTCATTTATCCAGAGAGTTGGTTGGGTGATCAGACAGTAGCATATCGAGCGGCGGAGAAGGCAGAAAGATTCATGGATGCACCGCCTCTAGGCGGGGTTGGGCGGCGGCCACGTTCCGTAAATGAGCCGGTGGTGGCGTTTGGACCACCTGGATCCTCAGGAGAGCTCAACGTCAGTGTTATTGTTGCACCGGTTCCACTAGACTTCTCGTGCGTACTT GATCGAAGCATTTGGAGGGGCGGAGGAGGTGGGAGAAGCGATAGTGGCGACGATTACAGGGCGGAGCAGAGGAAGTGA
- the LOC140880690 gene encoding psbP domain-containing protein 7, chloroplastic isoform X1, giving the protein MKIILSIQRNLWQTCKFDSHRRIHMAQSPHGGESGFQQAAERFRPLQSVFRRRLIAGVSAASLLSVGANFGGITSFLLSFSPEEARHLKLDALYPVRGYSRYIDTILGFEFIYPESWLGDQTVAYRAAEKAERFMDAPPLGGVGRRPRSVNEPVVAFGPPGSSGELNVSVIVAPVPLDFSIEAFGGAEEVGEAIVATITGRSRGSEVKGTLIASSLRQDSVEGVKFYELEFEVESPTFHRHNVAVCCVRRGRLFTLNAQSPESVWPEFKSQLYTIAESFSLV; this is encoded by the exons atgaaaataatattatCCATTCAACGGAACCTCTGGCAAACATGCAAATTCGATTCTCATCGCCGGATTCACATGGCTCAATCTCCCCACGGCGGGGAAAGCGGTTTTCAGCAGGCGGCCGAGCGATTCAGGCCACTACAATCGGTGTTCCGACGGCGGCTAATCGCTGGAGTCTCCGCCGCTTCTCTGCTGAGTGTTGGCGCCAATTTCGGCGGCATTACCAGCTTTCTTCTGAGCTTCTCTCCGGAGGAAGCTCGGCATCTAAAGCTCGACGCGCTCTATCCTGTTCGAGGATACAGCCGATATATAGATACAATTTTGGGATTTG AGTTCATTTATCCAGAGAGTTGGTTGGGTGATCAGACAGTAGCATATCGAGCGGCGGAGAAGGCAGAAAGATTCATGGATGCACCGCCTCTAGGCGGGGTTGGGCGGCGGCCACGTTCCGTAAATGAGCCGGTGGTGGCGTTTGGACCACCTGGATCCTCAGGAGAGCTCAACGTCAGTGTTATTGTTGCACCGGTTCCACTAGACTTCTC GATCGAAGCATTTGGAGGGGCGGAGGAGGTGGGAGAAGCGATAGTGGCGACGATTACAGGGCGGAGCAGAGGAAGTGAGGTGAAGGGTACTTTGATAGCTTCGAGTTTGAGACAAGATTCAGTGGAAGGAGTGAAGTTTTATGAGCTGGAATTTGAGGTCGAGAGTCCAACATTTCATCGCCACAACGTTGCTGTGTGCTGTGTCCGACGGGGGAGGTTGTTCACTTTGAATGCACAGTCGCCAGAATCCGTTTGGCCCGAGTTTAAATCACAACTTTATACAATTGCTGAATCTTTCAGTTTAGTCTGA
- the LOC140880690 gene encoding psbP domain-containing protein 7, chloroplastic isoform X2, which produces MKIILSIQRNLWQTCKFDSHRRIHMAQSPHGGESGFQQAAERFRPLQSVFRRRLIAGVSAASLLSVGANFGGITSFLLSFSPEEARHLKLDALYPVRGYSRYIDTILGFESWLGDQTVAYRAAEKAERFMDAPPLGGVGRRPRSVNEPVVAFGPPGSSGELNVSVIVAPVPLDFSIEAFGGAEEVGEAIVATITGRSRGSEVKGTLIASSLRQDSVEGVKFYELEFEVESPTFHRHNVAVCCVRRGRLFTLNAQSPESVWPEFKSQLYTIAESFSLV; this is translated from the exons atgaaaataatattatCCATTCAACGGAACCTCTGGCAAACATGCAAATTCGATTCTCATCGCCGGATTCACATGGCTCAATCTCCCCACGGCGGGGAAAGCGGTTTTCAGCAGGCGGCCGAGCGATTCAGGCCACTACAATCGGTGTTCCGACGGCGGCTAATCGCTGGAGTCTCCGCCGCTTCTCTGCTGAGTGTTGGCGCCAATTTCGGCGGCATTACCAGCTTTCTTCTGAGCTTCTCTCCGGAGGAAGCTCGGCATCTAAAGCTCGACGCGCTCTATCCTGTTCGAGGATACAGCCGATATATAGATACAATTTTGGGATTTG AGAGTTGGTTGGGTGATCAGACAGTAGCATATCGAGCGGCGGAGAAGGCAGAAAGATTCATGGATGCACCGCCTCTAGGCGGGGTTGGGCGGCGGCCACGTTCCGTAAATGAGCCGGTGGTGGCGTTTGGACCACCTGGATCCTCAGGAGAGCTCAACGTCAGTGTTATTGTTGCACCGGTTCCACTAGACTTCTC GATCGAAGCATTTGGAGGGGCGGAGGAGGTGGGAGAAGCGATAGTGGCGACGATTACAGGGCGGAGCAGAGGAAGTGAGGTGAAGGGTACTTTGATAGCTTCGAGTTTGAGACAAGATTCAGTGGAAGGAGTGAAGTTTTATGAGCTGGAATTTGAGGTCGAGAGTCCAACATTTCATCGCCACAACGTTGCTGTGTGCTGTGTCCGACGGGGGAGGTTGTTCACTTTGAATGCACAGTCGCCAGAATCCGTTTGGCCCGAGTTTAAATCACAACTTTATACAATTGCTGAATCTTTCAGTTTAGTCTGA